From Roseovarius sp. EL26, the proteins below share one genomic window:
- a CDS encoding zinc-ribbon domain-containing protein — protein MRLTCPNCGAQYEIPAEVIPEAGRDVQCSNCGDTWYQPPPGQAEPTEQESLQAHFARVDSELEADAAKIESEPSATVDETLDSSEDLSTTEEETPDLTPNDPSESAQEILEPVQSEVQEATVPSDPVEDVEDLETKDPPYDRPNIDDIEEATDNDAEEVSESSEPPQPRIPARELDASIARILREEAAREQSAREQEVSGGLEVQADLGLEQAPAEASKEQTRDRIGPMRGQPEAPSEKQDAPARRDLLPDIEEISSSLGGEEGLASPSAQSAASSEQNARGFRTGFLLAVLIFITATVIYLTAHDISQSIPSLEGPLASYVDMVNAGRLQLAEQFSSLKDWLSHMSQPASE, from the coding sequence ATGCGGCTGACTTGCCCAAACTGCGGCGCTCAATATGAAATCCCTGCTGAGGTCATTCCTGAGGCAGGGCGAGACGTGCAATGCTCAAATTGTGGCGATACATGGTATCAACCACCTCCCGGACAAGCCGAGCCCACAGAACAAGAATCGCTCCAGGCACATTTTGCGCGGGTTGATTCGGAGTTAGAGGCTGACGCCGCCAAAATCGAATCTGAGCCTTCTGCGACGGTGGACGAAACTCTGGATAGCTCCGAAGATTTAAGCACTACGGAGGAGGAAACTCCTGACCTCACCCCGAATGATCCCTCCGAGAGCGCACAAGAAATTCTAGAGCCCGTACAGAGCGAAGTTCAAGAAGCCACTGTGCCGTCAGACCCCGTTGAGGATGTTGAGGATCTTGAAACCAAAGACCCGCCTTATGACCGCCCCAACATAGACGACATTGAAGAAGCGACTGATAACGACGCGGAAGAAGTGTCTGAATCCTCTGAGCCACCTCAGCCGCGCATCCCGGCCCGTGAATTAGACGCTTCGATTGCCCGCATTCTCAGAGAAGAGGCAGCGCGAGAGCAAAGTGCCCGCGAACAAGAGGTCAGTGGTGGACTGGAAGTACAGGCTGATTTAGGTCTGGAACAAGCCCCCGCCGAAGCTTCTAAGGAACAAACCCGCGACCGCATTGGCCCGATGCGTGGCCAACCGGAAGCGCCATCAGAAAAGCAAGACGCCCCTGCACGCCGCGACCTGTTGCCTGACATCGAAGAAATCAGCTCTTCTTTGGGGGGAGAGGAAGGACTTGCATCGCCTTCAGCCCAATCAGCGGCATCCTCAGAGCAGAACGCACGAGGTTTCCGAACCGGGTTTCTTCTTGCTGTTTTGATTTTCATCACGGCCACAGTGATTTACCTTACAGCGCACGATATTAGCCAGAGCATTCCGTCCTTAGAGGGCCCGCTTGCATCTTATGTGGATATGGTCAATGCGGGTCGGCTCCAGCTTGCGGAACAGTTCAGCAGCCTGAAAGACTGGTTGTCTCATATGTCGCAGCCGGCGTCTGAATAA
- a CDS encoding cell division ATP-binding protein FtsE, whose amino-acid sequence MIELENIAYNYGGGELLSDVSLELSPGAFYFLTGPSGAGKTTLMKLCYGALMPTAGQLKLFGQERRTMERDDIAQARRRIGVVHQDCQFLNHLSVSDNIALPLMVSDRDLLAEAINLKELTNWVGLSSRAQAFPPELSGGERQRAALARALIMSPDVVLADEPTGNVDWEMSQRLLRLLVELNRMGKTIVIATHDLSLIRAAKSQVQARVLRISNRRVQLAGADL is encoded by the coding sequence GTGATCGAGCTGGAAAATATCGCCTATAATTATGGTGGCGGTGAATTGCTGAGCGATGTTTCGCTCGAGCTTTCGCCGGGGGCATTTTATTTCCTGACCGGACCGTCCGGGGCAGGCAAGACGACCCTGATGAAGCTATGCTATGGCGCGTTGATGCCCACCGCAGGTCAGCTGAAACTGTTCGGCCAAGAGCGCCGAACAATGGAGCGCGATGATATCGCACAGGCACGTCGTCGTATTGGAGTTGTCCATCAAGATTGCCAATTTCTCAATCATTTGAGTGTATCAGACAACATTGCCCTGCCCCTGATGGTGTCAGACCGGGATCTGCTGGCCGAGGCCATCAACCTGAAAGAGTTGACCAATTGGGTTGGCCTATCTTCTCGGGCACAGGCTTTTCCGCCTGAGCTTTCGGGTGGCGAGCGTCAGCGTGCGGCTTTGGCACGGGCGTTGATCATGTCGCCGGATGTGGTGCTGGCAGACGAACCCACCGGCAATGTTGACTGGGAGATGTCCCAGCGGTTGTTGCGGCTACTGGTCGAGCTGAATCGCATGGGGAAAACCATCGTGATTGCGACCCATGATCTGAGCCTGATTCGGGCCGCAAAGTCACAGGTGCAAGCGCGTGTGCTGCGTATTTCCAACCGACGGGTGCAGCTTGCGGGGGCGGATCTATGA
- a CDS encoding ABC transporter permease — MKIDFSKVTEFMSGDTQADKVVPPTGYTAWLTLFSSGAMAFLAVFVLSFSFATGKLADHWGAELSRSSTIKISAPQGQLDNQTKAVLKVLETTPGVARARALSDDEQRALLEPWFGPNVPVDALPIPRLIEVIEDRAGFDADGLRLRLNAEAPGATLDDHTRWRQPLITAAKRLRFFGWMSLLLIAATTGAIITLAANAALAANKQVIDVLRLVGARDGYIVNAFVRRFTLRAMTGSAVGMILASIAILLLPAAQTEGGFLTDLGFTGTQWLWPLLVPSLAATVAFAATRFAASKILRETP; from the coding sequence ATGAAAATAGACTTTTCCAAAGTTACTGAATTTATGTCTGGTGATACGCAGGCGGACAAGGTTGTCCCGCCGACGGGATATACCGCTTGGTTGACGTTGTTCAGCTCCGGAGCGATGGCATTTCTGGCCGTCTTCGTGCTGTCATTCTCCTTTGCAACCGGCAAGCTGGCTGATCATTGGGGGGCAGAGCTGTCGCGCAGCTCAACCATCAAAATCTCAGCGCCGCAGGGTCAGTTGGATAATCAGACAAAGGCCGTTCTCAAGGTTCTCGAAACGACTCCGGGGGTGGCCCGCGCCCGCGCGCTGAGCGATGATGAGCAGCGCGCATTGCTCGAGCCATGGTTCGGCCCGAATGTGCCGGTGGATGCCCTGCCGATCCCGCGTTTGATTGAGGTGATCGAGGATCGAGCCGGATTTGATGCCGATGGCCTGCGACTACGCCTGAACGCCGAGGCCCCCGGCGCGACGTTGGATGATCATACCAGATGGCGGCAACCGCTGATTACGGCAGCTAAGCGGCTGAGGTTCTTTGGCTGGATGTCACTGCTTTTGATCGCAGCCACAACCGGGGCTATTATTACGTTGGCAGCTAACGCCGCACTGGCGGCCAACAAGCAGGTGATTGATGTTTTGCGTCTGGTCGGTGCGCGCGATGGTTATATAGTTAATGCCTTTGTGCGCCGGTTTACGCTTCGGGCTATGACTGGATCTGCCGTTGGCATGATCTTGGCTAGTATTGCTATCTTGCTATTGCCAGCCGCTCAGACCGAAGGTGGTTTTCTAACGGACCTGGGTTTTACGGGGACACAGTGGTTGTGGCCTTTGTTGGTGCCATCGCTAGCGGCCACTGTGGCCTTTGCCGCAACGCGTTTTGCCGCGTCTAAAATACTAAGAGAGACACCGTAA
- a CDS encoding 1-acyl-sn-glycerol-3-phosphate acyltransferase, which yields MYAIQWLRSLIFVAQIYVMMAVLGVLFFPWALISRRGALAGCKSWCWWVRWTASWMVGLKTEVRGSPPTGEVVIAAKHQSFLDIILIFASVPSGKFIMKRELLWAPFLGQYGLRLGCVPVNRGKRSAAIKKMVADVAKGKQHPGQLIIYPQGTRIAPGAKVPYKVGTGVLYDELKQDCVPVAANVGLYWPRKGIMRKPGVAVVEFLPTIKAGLGRKEFMVKLEQEVETASDALMREAGFDPDAVD from the coding sequence ATGTATGCAATCCAATGGCTGCGATCCCTGATTTTTGTTGCCCAAATCTATGTCATGATGGCGGTCCTAGGGGTCCTCTTTTTCCCGTGGGCCTTGATCAGCCGACGCGGTGCTTTGGCAGGGTGTAAATCGTGGTGCTGGTGGGTTCGTTGGACAGCCAGCTGGATGGTTGGCTTAAAAACAGAGGTGCGCGGCAGCCCGCCGACGGGTGAAGTTGTGATTGCTGCCAAACACCAATCTTTCTTGGATATTATTTTGATTTTTGCCAGCGTTCCATCGGGCAAGTTCATTATGAAACGCGAGCTGTTGTGGGCCCCGTTTTTGGGCCAATATGGCCTGCGGCTCGGCTGTGTGCCAGTTAACCGTGGCAAGCGCAGTGCGGCGATTAAAAAGATGGTGGCGGATGTCGCCAAAGGCAAACAACACCCCGGCCAACTGATAATCTATCCGCAGGGTACACGGATCGCGCCCGGTGCGAAGGTGCCCTATAAGGTTGGGACCGGCGTGCTCTATGATGAGCTCAAGCAAGACTGTGTGCCGGTGGCCGCGAATGTGGGGCTCTATTGGCCGCGCAAGGGGATCATGCGCAAACCCGGCGTGGCGGTGGTCGAGTTTCTGCCAACGATCAAAGCCGGACTTGGCCGGAAAGAATTCATGGTGAAGCTGGAACAAGAAGTGGAAACAGCATCAGATGCGCTGATGCGCGAAGCGGGATTTGATCCAGATGCAGTGGATTGA
- a CDS encoding pyridoxamine 5'-phosphate oxidase family protein: MQWIDDLASLEALYGRPGTPALRKVATQLTPLYRKWIMASRFCVLTTVGPDGTDGSPRGDDGPVVAELDAQTLAMPDWRGNNRLDSLRNIVADGRVSLMFMVPGSNTIVRLNGQARLTQDPDLRARFKHKGRLPATVIVIRIGEIYTQCARAPMRAGLWSRDDSGGLPTVGEILAEQTDGEEGGVAYDAEWGPRAAKTMW; encoded by the coding sequence ATGCAGTGGATTGATGATCTTGCAAGTCTAGAGGCGCTCTATGGCCGCCCCGGCACGCCTGCGTTGCGAAAGGTAGCCACGCAACTAACGCCGCTCTACCGCAAATGGATCATGGCGTCGCGCTTTTGTGTGCTGACAACGGTGGGCCCGGATGGGACCGATGGCAGCCCGCGTGGCGATGACGGTCCAGTGGTGGCCGAGCTGGATGCACAAACCCTGGCGATGCCGGACTGGCGCGGCAATAACCGTTTGGATTCGTTGCGCAATATCGTGGCGGACGGGCGCGTGTCATTGATGTTTATGGTGCCCGGCTCTAACACGATTGTGCGTCTCAATGGACAGGCGAGACTGACGCAGGATCCCGACCTGCGCGCGCGATTTAAACACAAGGGGCGTCTGCCTGCGACTGTGATCGTGATCCGAATTGGCGAGATTTACACCCAATGCGCCCGCGCCCCGATGCGGGCGGGGCTCTGGTCGCGTGATGATAGTGGTGGGTTACCGACTGTCGGTGAAATTTTGGCAGAACAAACCGATGGCGAAGAAGGTGGTGTCGCTTATGACGCGGAATGGGGGCCAAGGGCTGCCAAAACGATGTGGTAG
- the lpdA gene encoding dihydrolipoyl dehydrogenase, producing the protein MANYDVIVIGAGPGGYVAAIRCAQLGLKTACVEGRETLGGTCLNVGCIPSKALLHASHMLHEAEHNFTKMGLKGKSPSVDWKEMLGYKDGVIDQNTKGIEFLFKKNKIDWLNGWGSIPEAGKVKVGDEVHEAKNIIIASGSVPSSLPGVEVDEKVVVTSTGALELNKIPKKMVVIGAGVIGLELGSVYARLGAEVTVVEFLDAVTPGMDGEVQKTVQRMLKKQGMKFVMGAAVQKVEASKTKAKVHYKLRKNDKEGMLEADTVLVATGRKPFTDGLGLAELGVEMTERGQIKTNAQWQTNIPGVYAIGDAIEGPMLAHKAEDEGMAAAAQIAGKHGHVNYNVIPGVIYTHPEVSSVGETEESLKEQGRAYKVGKFSFMGNGRAKAVFAGEGFVKLIADKETDRILGAHIIGPAAGDLIHEICVAMEFGASAEDLALTCHAHPTYSEAVREAALACGDGAIHA; encoded by the coding sequence ATGGCAAACTATGACGTCATCGTAATCGGTGCAGGCCCGGGCGGCTATGTCGCCGCAATCCGCTGTGCCCAACTGGGCCTGAAAACCGCCTGTGTTGAAGGGCGTGAAACCCTTGGCGGCACCTGCCTGAACGTTGGCTGCATTCCGTCCAAGGCCCTGTTGCACGCCTCGCACATGTTGCACGAGGCAGAGCATAATTTCACCAAGATGGGCCTCAAGGGAAAATCCCCCTCGGTCGATTGGAAAGAGATGCTCGGCTACAAAGATGGCGTCATTGATCAAAACACCAAGGGCATAGAATTTCTGTTCAAAAAGAACAAGATAGACTGGCTCAACGGCTGGGGTTCCATCCCCGAAGCGGGCAAAGTCAAAGTCGGTGATGAGGTCCACGAGGCCAAAAACATCATCATCGCATCCGGATCCGTGCCGTCATCTTTGCCTGGTGTTGAAGTTGATGAAAAGGTTGTTGTGACCTCAACCGGCGCACTGGAACTGAACAAGATCCCGAAGAAAATGGTCGTCATTGGCGCAGGCGTAATCGGCCTCGAACTGGGCTCAGTTTACGCGCGTCTGGGGGCCGAAGTGACCGTGGTCGAATTCCTCGATGCCGTCACGCCCGGCATGGACGGCGAGGTTCAGAAAACCGTGCAACGCATGCTGAAAAAACAAGGCATGAAGTTCGTCATGGGCGCAGCTGTTCAAAAGGTTGAAGCCAGTAAAACAAAGGCCAAAGTGCATTATAAGCTGCGTAAAAACGACAAAGAAGGCATGCTTGAAGCCGATACCGTTCTGGTCGCCACCGGTCGCAAACCCTTCACCGATGGGCTGGGGCTAGCAGAGCTTGGTGTCGAAATGACCGAACGCGGCCAGATCAAAACCAACGCGCAATGGCAGACCAACATTCCCGGCGTCTATGCCATCGGCGACGCCATCGAAGGCCCGATGCTGGCCCACAAAGCCGAAGACGAAGGCATGGCCGCCGCCGCACAGATTGCGGGCAAGCATGGTCACGTGAATTACAACGTCATCCCCGGTGTTATCTACACCCACCCCGAGGTCTCCAGCGTTGGTGAAACCGAAGAATCCCTGAAAGAACAAGGCCGTGCCTATAAGGTTGGCAAGTTTTCGTTCATGGGTAATGGCCGTGCCAAGGCCGTGTTTGCGGGCGAAGGGTTTGTCAAACTGATCGCAGACAAGGAAACCGATCGTATCCTTGGCGCGCACATCATCGGCCCCGCAGCGGGTGATCTAATCCACGAGATCTGTGTTGCCATGGAATTCGGCGCATCCGCCGAGGATCTGGCCCTGACTTGCCACGCCCACCCAACATATTCTGAGGCCGTGCGCGAAGCCGCCCTCGCCTGCGGCGACGGCGCAATCCACGCTTAA
- a CDS encoding MAPEG family protein produces MTPELTALTLAALLQVIQFLLMSVPANLELGPGKTTSARDRSKLGGSLEDQLSDKTARLYRAMNNHFEGLILFSIACVVITLSDQSTSYTAFLAFAYLAARVLYIPAYYLGLRPWRSVIWLVGFGATTLMLLAAVV; encoded by the coding sequence GTGACCCCTGAACTCACCGCCCTCACCCTCGCCGCGCTCTTGCAGGTCATCCAGTTCCTCCTGATGTCTGTCCCCGCCAATCTGGAACTGGGGCCGGGTAAAACCACCTCGGCGCGGGATCGCTCCAAACTGGGTGGCAGTCTCGAGGATCAGCTCAGCGATAAAACCGCGCGTCTTTACCGGGCGATGAACAATCACTTCGAAGGGCTCATTCTCTTTTCCATCGCTTGTGTGGTGATCACGCTTTCGGATCAGTCCACATCTTACACGGCTTTCTTAGCGTTTGCTTACCTCGCCGCACGCGTGCTTTACATTCCGGCCTATTACCTCGGCCTGCGCCCTTGGCGCTCGGTAATCTGGCTCGTCGGGTTTGGGGCCACCACGTTAATGTTACTTGCTGCAGTGGTCTGA
- the odhB gene encoding 2-oxoglutarate dehydrogenase complex dihydrolipoyllysine-residue succinyltransferase — MPVEVRVPTLGESVTEATVATWFKKPGDAVATDEMLCELETDKVTVEVPAPASGTMGEIVAAEGATVGVDALLAMINEGEGAAPAPAAAAPAAAAPAASGGGDSVDVMVPTLGESVTEATVATWFKKVGDAVAADEMLCELETDKVSVEVPAPAAGVLSEIVAAEGATVQANGKLATLSSSGGAAAPAAAAAATAAPAAASTSKDIENAPSANVAMAEGGLSPDQVQGTGRDGRIMKDDVARAAAAGATAAPAAAPAPAPAAAAPRAPSAAGDANREERVRMTKLRQTIARRLKESQNTAAMLTTYNEVDMTEVMALRSEYKDAFLKKHGVKLGFMSFFTKACCHALKEVPEVNAEIDGTDIVYKNFVHMGIAAGTPTGLVVPVIRDTDQMSFADIEKAIAEKGARARDGKLSMAEMQGGTFTISNGGVYGSLMSSPILNPPQSGILGMHKIQQRPMVVNGEIVARPMMYLALSYDHRIVDGKGAVTFLVRVKDALEDPRRLLMDL, encoded by the coding sequence ATGCCAGTAGAAGTCCGCGTACCCACCCTGGGCGAATCCGTAACCGAGGCGACCGTCGCCACATGGTTTAAGAAACCCGGCGACGCCGTTGCAACCGATGAAATGCTCTGCGAGCTGGAAACCGACAAGGTCACCGTCGAAGTGCCCGCCCCCGCCTCTGGCACCATGGGCGAGATTGTCGCCGCCGAAGGCGCAACCGTTGGTGTTGATGCCCTGCTGGCGATGATCAACGAAGGCGAAGGTGCCGCCCCGGCCCCTGCTGCCGCGGCTCCAGCTGCTGCCGCACCCGCCGCTTCAGGCGGGGGTGACAGCGTCGATGTCATGGTCCCCACACTGGGCGAGTCTGTGACCGAGGCGACCGTTGCCACATGGTTCAAAAAGGTCGGCGATGCCGTCGCAGCCGATGAAATGCTCTGCGAGCTGGAAACCGACAAGGTCTCAGTTGAGGTACCTGCCCCTGCCGCTGGTGTCCTGTCTGAGATTGTCGCGGCTGAGGGCGCAACGGTTCAGGCCAATGGCAAACTGGCCACACTATCCTCCTCGGGTGGTGCCGCAGCCCCCGCTGCAGCTGCCGCGGCCACAGCAGCGCCAGCTGCTGCCAGCACCAGCAAAGACATCGAAAATGCGCCATCCGCAAATGTCGCCATGGCCGAAGGCGGCCTCAGCCCCGATCAGGTGCAAGGCACCGGGCGCGATGGTCGTATCATGAAAGACGATGTCGCCCGCGCCGCCGCTGCGGGTGCAACTGCAGCCCCCGCTGCTGCGCCGGCACCAGCCCCAGCGGCCGCCGCGCCACGTGCCCCATCTGCTGCCGGTGATGCCAACCGCGAAGAACGCGTGCGCATGACCAAGCTCCGCCAAACCATCGCGCGGCGTCTTAAGGAAAGCCAAAACACCGCCGCCATGCTCACCACCTATAACGAGGTCGACATGACCGAGGTGATGGCGCTGCGCAGTGAATACAAAGATGCCTTCCTCAAGAAACACGGCGTCAAACTTGGCTTTATGTCGTTCTTTACCAAGGCCTGCTGTCATGCCCTGAAAGAAGTGCCCGAGGTTAACGCCGAAATAGACGGCACCGACATCGTCTATAAAAACTTCGTCCACATGGGCATCGCCGCTGGCACACCCACAGGTCTGGTTGTTCCGGTGATCCGCGACACCGATCAGATGTCATTCGCTGACATCGAAAAGGCCATCGCCGAAAAAGGCGCCCGCGCCCGTGACGGCAAGCTCTCGATGGCGGAAATGCAGGGCGGCACCTTCACTATCTCAAACGGTGGCGTCTACGGATCATTGATGTCCTCGCCCATCCTGAACCCGCCACAGTCGGGCATCCTGGGCATGCACAAGATCCAGCAACGCCCAATGGTGGTGAACGGCGAGATTGTCGCCCGCCCGATGATGTATCTGGCCCTCAGCTACGACCACCGCATCGTCGACGGCAAAGGTGCCGTGACCTTCCTTGTCCGCGTCAAGGACGCGCTCGAGGACCCACGTCGTCTCTTGATGGATCTGTAA
- a CDS encoding 2-oxoglutarate dehydrogenase E1 component — protein sequence MTDQSSNDQFHASSFMQGHNAEYLEQLYARYANDPNAVDEAWQAFFAQLGDDQGSVTAEAAGPSWGRADWPPEPMDDITGALNGEYPAAPEAKDAGKKIKAKAEAAGVDVSDDAIKRAVLDSVRALMLIRAYRIRGHLIANLDPLDLFEKPFRPELDPKSYGFAREDMDRPIFIDNVLGLEMASMREILGIVRRTYCGTFALQYMHISDPEQANWLKERIEGFDKEIRFTHQGRKAILNKMVEAEGFEKYLHVKYMGTKRFGLDGGESLIPAMEQIIKRGGSLGVQDIIIGMPHRGRLSVLANVMGKPYRAIFNEFQGGSFKPEDVDGSGDVKYHLGASSDREFDGNKVHLSLTANPSHLEAVNPVVIGKARAKQDQMGDTDRIKVLPILLHGDAAFAGQGVVAECFGLSGLKGHKTGGTMHIVVNNQIGFTTAPHFSRSSPYPTDIALMVEAPIFHVNGDDPEAVVHAARVATEFRQKFHKDVVLDIICYRRFGHNEGDEPMFTNPIMYKKIKKQKTTLSLYSDRLVKDGLMPEGEIEDMKTAFQAHLADEFEIGKEYRPNKADWLDGKWSHLDKKDEDYQRGETAMKPETMAEIGKSLSSAPEGFPLHKTVARLLDTKAKMFESGTGFDWSTAEAMAFGSLQLEGYPVRLSGQDCTRGTFSQRHSGLINQETEERYYPLNNIREGQAQYEVIDSMLSEYAVLGFEYGYTLAEPNALTLWEAQFGDFANGAQIMFDQFISSGESKWLRMSGLVCLLPHGFEGQGPEHSSARLERFLQMCGGDNWIVANCTSPANYFHILRRQMHRTFRKPLIMMTPKSLLRHKLCVSDAEDFTTGSSFHRVLWDDAQKGHSDTELVKDDKIKRVVMCSGKVYFDLLEERDKRGLDDVYLMRLEQFYPFPAISMVNELSRFKGAEFVWCQEEPKNQGAWSFIEPNIEWVLQRIKAKNTRAEYAGRAASASPATGLAAQHKAQQEALVDAALTSKGK from the coding sequence ATGACCGACCAATCCTCCAACGACCAGTTTCATGCCTCTTCCTTCATGCAGGGGCACAACGCAGAGTATCTGGAGCAGCTTTATGCCCGATACGCCAATGACCCCAATGCGGTAGACGAGGCCTGGCAAGCTTTTTTTGCACAGCTTGGCGATGATCAGGGCTCAGTTACGGCCGAGGCTGCGGGCCCGTCTTGGGGTCGCGCCGACTGGCCGCCAGAGCCGATGGATGACATCACCGGCGCGCTGAACGGCGAATACCCTGCCGCCCCCGAGGCGAAGGATGCTGGCAAGAAGATTAAAGCCAAGGCCGAAGCCGCAGGTGTAGACGTTTCCGATGACGCCATCAAACGCGCCGTACTGGATAGCGTCCGGGCGCTGATGCTGATCCGCGCCTACCGGATCCGTGGTCACCTGATCGCCAATCTCGACCCACTGGATCTGTTTGAAAAACCCTTCCGCCCCGAGTTGGACCCCAAATCCTACGGCTTCGCTCGCGAAGACATGGATCGCCCGATCTTTATCGACAATGTATTGGGGCTTGAAATGGCCTCCATGCGTGAGATCCTTGGGATTGTACGCCGCACCTATTGCGGCACATTTGCCCTGCAATACATGCATATTTCCGATCCAGAACAGGCCAACTGGCTCAAGGAGCGGATCGAAGGTTTTGACAAAGAAATCCGTTTCACCCACCAAGGCCGCAAGGCGATCCTCAACAAGATGGTTGAGGCCGAGGGTTTTGAGAAATACCTGCACGTCAAATATATGGGCACCAAACGTTTCGGCCTGGATGGCGGCGAAAGCCTGATCCCGGCGATGGAGCAAATCATCAAACGTGGTGGCTCGCTCGGCGTGCAAGACATCATCATCGGCATGCCCCACCGGGGTCGTCTGTCGGTGCTGGCCAACGTCATGGGCAAACCCTACCGCGCCATTTTCAACGAATTTCAGGGTGGCAGCTTTAAGCCCGAAGATGTCGATGGCTCAGGTGATGTTAAATATCACCTTGGTGCGTCCTCTGACCGCGAATTTGATGGTAACAAGGTCCACCTGTCCCTGACCGCCAATCCCAGCCACCTAGAGGCGGTGAACCCTGTGGTGATCGGCAAAGCCCGCGCCAAACAGGACCAAATGGGCGACACAGACCGGATCAAAGTTCTGCCGATCCTGCTGCACGGTGATGCAGCTTTTGCCGGTCAAGGTGTTGTGGCTGAATGTTTTGGTCTGTCGGGTCTCAAGGGTCACAAAACCGGCGGCACCATGCATATCGTGGTGAACAACCAGATCGGTTTCACCACCGCGCCGCATTTCAGCCGTTCCAGCCCCTACCCAACGGATATCGCGTTGATGGTGGAAGCGCCGATTTTCCACGTCAACGGCGACGATCCAGAGGCGGTGGTTCACGCGGCCAGAGTGGCCACCGAATTCCGCCAGAAGTTCCACAAAGACGTGGTTCTCGATATCATCTGCTACCGTCGGTTTGGCCATAACGAGGGCGACGAGCCCATGTTCACCAACCCGATCATGTACAAGAAGATCAAAAAGCAAAAGACCACTCTTAGCCTTTATAGTGATCGCCTTGTCAAAGACGGTTTGATGCCCGAAGGCGAGATCGAAGACATGAAAACCGCCTTTCAGGCGCATCTGGCGGATGAGTTTGAGATCGGAAAAGAATACCGCCCCAACAAGGCCGACTGGCTCGATGGTAAGTGGTCACATCTCGATAAAAAGGACGAGGATTACCAGCGCGGCGAAACAGCAATGAAGCCCGAAACCATGGCCGAGATTGGGAAATCCCTCTCCTCGGCACCCGAAGGCTTCCCGCTGCACAAGACCGTTGCACGCCTGCTCGATACCAAAGCCAAAATGTTCGAAAGCGGCACTGGTTTTGACTGGTCCACAGCCGAAGCCATGGCCTTTGGATCGCTCCAGCTCGAAGGTTACCCGGTTCGTCTGTCCGGCCAGGACTGTACCCGCGGTACGTTCAGCCAACGTCATTCCGGTCTGATCAACCAGGAAACCGAAGAGCGTTATTATCCCCTAAACAACATCCGCGAGGGTCAAGCGCAGTACGAGGTCATCGACTCGATGCTCTCGGAATATGCGGTGCTGGGCTTTGAGTACGGCTACACGCTGGCCGAACCCAACGCGCTGACCCTGTGGGAGGCGCAGTTTGGCGACTTCGCCAACGGCGCGCAGATCATGTTTGACCAGTTCATCAGCTCAGGCGAAAGCAAATGGCTGCGCATGTCAGGCCTTGTCTGCCTGCTGCCGCACGGGTTCGAAGGCCAAGGCCCAGAACACTCCTCGGCACGTTTGGAACGGTTCCTGCAAATGTGCGGCGGCGACAACTGGATCGTGGCAAACTGTACGTCACCGGCGAACTACTTCCACATTCTGCGCCGCCAGATGCACCGCACCTTCCGCAAGCCGCTGATCATGATGACGCCCAAATCACTGCTGCGTCACAAGCTTTGCGTCTCAGACGCCGAAGACTTCACCACGGGCTCCAGCTTCCACCGCGTGCTGTGGGATGACGCCCAAAAGGGCCACTCCGACACTGAACTGGTCAAGGATGACAAAATCAAACGCGTCGTCATGTGCTCGGGCAAGGTCTACTTTGATCTGCTGGAAGAACGCGACAAACGCGGCCTTGATGATGTCTACCTGATGCGTCTGGAACAGTTCTATCCGTTCCCCGCCATCTCCATGGTCAACGAACTCAGCCGCTTCAAAGGCGCCGAGTTTGTCTGGTGTCAGGAAGAGCCGAAAAACCAAGGCGCATGGTCCTTTATTGAACCCAACATCGAATGGGTCCTGCAACGGATCAAAGCCAAAAACACCCGCGCCGAATATGCCGGCCGCGCCGCCTCTGCCTCGCCCGCCACGGGCCTGGCTGCACAACACAAAGCACAACAAGAAGCGCTGGTCGACGCCGCGCTGACCAGCAAAGGGAAATAA